From Xiphophorus hellerii strain 12219 chromosome 20, Xiphophorus_hellerii-4.1, whole genome shotgun sequence, the proteins below share one genomic window:
- the LOC116711245 gene encoding dysbindin-like, producing the protein MSSSSANLQSKRLPSETEHAQRPPDMESAQQLKLRERQRFFEEVFQHEVDVYLSSAHLCIRDYRRPPIGSISSMEVNVDLLDQMELIDLSDPDPVDVFFSSVGEEGVLSSPLPAGHSSDEAAIRNGLFRHVLERLDGKSRMSSTSSDCSSDSQAANVNGGDTPLVGSDNEETPSGAAAERGVSPEEGEQKARSVRSYCEETSRTK; encoded by the exons ATGAGCTCCTCCTCGGCCAACCTTCAAAGCAAACGCCTACCTt CAGAGACGGAGCATGCCCAGAGGCCTCCAGACATGGAGTCAGCGCAGCAGCTCAAGCTTAGGGAGCGACAGCGCTTCTTCGAGGAGGTCTTCCAGCACGAAGTGGACGTCTACCTGTCCTCGGCACACCTGTGCATCAGAGACTACAGGAGAC CGCCCATCGGCAGCATCTCCTCCATGGAGGTGAACGTGGATCTCCTGGACCAGATGGAGCTCATCGACCTCTCTGACCCAGACCCGGTGGATGTGTTCTTCAGCTCCGTGGGGGAGGAGGGGGTGCTGTCCTCGCCGCTGCCGG CAGGCCACAGCAGCGACGAGGCGGCCATCAGGAACGGGCTGTTCCGCCACGTCCTGGAGCGTCTGGACGGCAAGTCCCGCATGTCCTCCACGTCTTCGGACTGCTCCTCGGACAGCCAGGCCGCCAACGTCAACGGAGGAGACACCCCTCTGGTCGGGTCGGACAACGAGGAGACGCCGAGCGGCGCAGCGGCGGAGAGAGGCGTGTCGCCGGAGGAAGGAGAGCAGAAAGCTCGGAGTGTGCGCTCCTACTGCGAAGAAACCTCCCGTACGAAATAA